In the Acidobacteriota bacterium genome, CGGAAAATGAGACGCAAACACTGTCGTTAAAACGGCAAATGTAAACGAAGCAATGATGAAGCGGGTCTTCTGTGGAATGCGGCGATACTGAGTGGAAATTCGCTGCGCCGCAGATTGCGGCAATCGCTGCAAACGCATCAACCAGGAAAGTTGATTTTTCTTTTTCATTGTTAGTTCAGCGCCGCTCTGCCGGGGAATCGAAAGCGTCAGCGCGTCAACGAAGGCGCGGATTATAGCACCGGAATCGGCGAAGAAAGCAAGGCGTTTGGCGGATTGCCAATTCACGCATGCGCGCTTACCATCCAAAGCATGGCAACAGCAATTCTCTATTCCGATGATTATCTCAAACACGATACGGGCGACCATCCGGAACGCCGCGAGCGATATCGCGCAGTTTTGAATGGCTTGATGGCCGACGAAGATTGGTGGCAAGTGTTGGGTAAGCTTTCGCCGCGTCCAGCGACGGATGAAGAATTGGAGCGGTGTCACACTGCGCGTTCGATTTCGCGCGTTCATCAGGCTTGCGAACAGGCAATGATGTTTGAGCACGTGCAGCTTGATGCGGATACAGTGGTTTCTGAACAGTCGGACGTGGTTGCACGGCTGGCCGCAGGAGGCGCATGTCGAGCGGTGGATGCCGTCGTGAATGGCGAAGCTGAAAGCGTGTTTGTCGCCTGCCGGCCTCCGGGGCATCACGCAACCATCGGGCACGCAATGGGATTTTGCCTATACAACAACGTCGCCATTGCGGCTCGGTATGCGCAAGCGGCGCATCCGGCAAAGATCAAAAAGATTCTGATCGTGGATTTCGATGTACATCACGGCAACGGAACGCAGGACATTTTTTACGACGACCCTTCAGTCTTTTATTAC is a window encoding:
- a CDS encoding histone deacetylase; protein product: MATAILYSDDYLKHDTGDHPERRERYRAVLNGLMADEDWWQVLGKLSPRPATDEELERCHTARSISRVHQACEQAMMFEHVQLDADTVVSEQSDVVARLAAGGACRAVDAVVNGEAESVFVACRPPGHHATIGHAMGFCLYNNVAIAARYAQAAHPAKIKKILIVDFDVHHGNGTQDIFYDDPSVFYYSLHQYPWYPGTGSANERGIREGEGFTLNVPIHAGTSAEDYLQLFEHGLESGMKTLAPDLIIISAGFDAHAADPLGQLMLTDDAYAQMTRRLKQAARTSGKGRVVSCLEGGYNLRTLGETVRAHVAALEA